Proteins encoded by one window of Cucurbita pepo subsp. pepo cultivar mu-cu-16 chromosome LG14, ASM280686v2, whole genome shotgun sequence:
- the LOC111809676 gene encoding fibroin heavy chain-like isoform X1 — MVATNQYWPGAVPTAGPGVEKGVSNVRAGPAAEGWVNDVWAGTKAGPKAGPGAEGWVSDVKAGPRAGLKAGPGAEEWVSDVKAGPRAGPKAGPGAEGWVSDVKAGPRAGPKAGPGAEGWVNNVKAGPTVGPRAWPGTEGGVSSSEGGVRRDVDPMINGLGLGLGVDIGYRSGFRAGVGGGEHWFGPGIGGRGVSNECTLGYVCPTYGRRGCDKFSYGNCDSYGFHPLMASMQLHEVEMKWAKGSKPAATPQNGV, encoded by the exons ATGGTGGCTACAAACCAATACT GGCCAGGAGCCGTACCAACAGCTGGCCCAGGAGTTGAGAAAGGTGTAAGCAATGTTAGAGCTGGTCCAGCAGCTGAGGGATGGGTAAACGATGTTTGGGCTGGTACGAAAGCTGGACCGAAAGCTGGTCCAGGAGCTGAGGGATGGGTAAGCGATGTTAAGGCTGGTCCGAGAGCTGGACTGAAAGCTGGTCCAGGAGCGGAGGAATGGGTAAGCGATGTTAAGGCTGGTCCGAGAGCTGGACCGAAAGCTGGTCCAGGAGCTGAGGGATGGGTAAGCGATGTTAAGGCTGGTCCAAGAGCTGGACCGAAAGCTGGTCCAGGAGCTGAAGGATGGGTAAACAATGTTAAGGCTGGTCCTACAGTGGGACCAAGAGCTTGGCCAGGAACTGAGGGAGGGGTAAGCAGTAGTGAAGGTGGTGTGAGGAGAGATGTTGATCCAATGATTAATGGACTGGGACTGGGACTGGGAGTGGATATTGGGTATAGATCAGGATTTAGGGCAGGTGTAGGGGGAGGGGAGCATTGGTTTGGCCCAGGAATTGGAGGTCGAGGGGTGTCCAATGAGTGCACATTGGGGTATGTTTGTCCAACCTACGGACGCAGGGGATGCGACAAATTTTCTTATGGAAATTGCGATAGTTATGGCTTTCATCCACTGATGGCTTCCATGCAACTGCACGAAGTTGAAATGAAATGGGCCAAAGGCAGCAAGCCTGCTGCAACGCCTCAAAATGGCGTCTAG
- the LOC111809676 gene encoding uncharacterized protein LOC111809676 isoform X3 encodes MGGRGVIGDKWSMRVLWVCALGSAVGLYMVAQERQLQNRARMLAESLKDVESGGSGENV; translated from the exons ATGGGAGGCAGAGGAGTTATTGGTGACAAATGGTCCATGAGGGTTCTCTGGGTCTGTGCCCTAGGAAGTGCAGTCG GTTTGTATATGGTTGCTCAAGAAAGACAATTACAGAACAGGGCAAGAATGTTGGCTGAGAGTTTGAAGGACGTGGAATCAGGAGGCAGTGGTGAAAATGTTTAG
- the LOC111809676 gene encoding fibroin heavy chain-like isoform X2, translated as MVATNQYWPGAVPTAGPGVEKGVSNVRAGPAAEGWVNDVWAGPKAGPGAEGWVSDVKAGPRAGPKAGPGAEGWVNNVKAGPTVGPRAWPGTEGGVSSSEGGVRRDVDPMINGLGLGLGVDIGYRSGFRAGVGGGEHWFGPGIGGRGVSNECTLGYVCPTYGRRGCDKFSYGNCDSYGFHPLMASMQLHEVEMKWAKGSKPAATPQNGV; from the exons ATGGTGGCTACAAACCAATACT GGCCAGGAGCCGTACCAACAGCTGGCCCAGGAGTTGAGAAAGGTGTAAGCAATGTTAGAGCTGGTCCAGCAGCTGAGGGATGGGTAAACGATGTTTGGGCTGGT CCGAAAGCTGGTCCAGGAGCTGAGGGATGGGTAAGCGATGTTAAGGCTGGTCCAAGAGCTGGACCGAAAGCTGGTCCAGGAGCTGAAGGATGGGTAAACAATGTTAAGGCTGGTCCTACAGTGGGACCAAGAGCTTGGCCAGGAACTGAGGGAGGGGTAAGCAGTAGTGAAGGTGGTGTGAGGAGAGATGTTGATCCAATGATTAATGGACTGGGACTGGGACTGGGAGTGGATATTGGGTATAGATCAGGATTTAGGGCAGGTGTAGGGGGAGGGGAGCATTGGTTTGGCCCAGGAATTGGAGGTCGAGGGGTGTCCAATGAGTGCACATTGGGGTATGTTTGTCCAACCTACGGACGCAGGGGATGCGACAAATTTTCTTATGGAAATTGCGATAGTTATGGCTTTCATCCACTGATGGCTTCCATGCAACTGCACGAAGTTGAAATGAAATGGGCCAAAGGCAGCAAGCCTGCTGCAACGCCTCAAAATGGCGTCTAG